From a region of the Alnus glutinosa chromosome 1, dhAlnGlut1.1, whole genome shotgun sequence genome:
- the LOC133869065 gene encoding uncharacterized protein LOC133869065, producing the protein MGGCASKPNRRVNTPRKYFRRCRKGHGKISTSISDIPIKGIGDAGNCVRDFAVSEFVHLDFEKGATTTCKRSEVSNRTFHLTQLQWNHSQIDANGICQEEAWFDSVSILESDSDDDFSSVHGDFFPSVGNATQLLQYESASCFVDSGCKYEGFYGSYLKIDGGAHNSGEKTQENNVKSCLPGLLPSVSFNDKSQPLSSPPSQRKQSAVIMYSYKRKSVDGNEKTEYCASEKLLYRPRGGLQIPCSPGEKPTPGCWFAVSPSVFKLRGENYFRDKQKLPASDCSAYVPIGVDLFVCPRKINHISQHLELPSVKAHEKVPTFLIVNIQLPTYPATMFLGEYDGEGMSLVLYFKLSDHFDKEISPSFQDSIKRFVDDEMEKVKGFAKESMVPYRERLKLLAGVVNPEDLQLSSTERKLIHAYNDKPVLSRPQHNFFKGPNYFEIDLDIHRFSYISRKGLESFRDRLKYGILDFGLTIQAQKPEELPEQVLCCVRLNKIDLVNHGQIPTIVTLKDDPFGQTPVD; encoded by the exons ATGGGTGGCTGTGCCTCAAAACCAAATAGAAGAGTTAACACGCCGAGGAAGTACTTTCGTAGATGTAGAAAAGGCCATGGAAAGATTTCCACTTCTATTTCTGATATACCTATTAAAGGGATTGGTGATGCTGGAAATTGTGTAAGAGACTTTGCTGTTAGTGAGTTTGTTCATCTCGATTTTGAGAAGGGTGCTACGACAACCTGCAAGAGATCTGAAGTTTCTAACAGGACATTTCATCTCACTCAGCTACAATGGAACCATAGTCAAATCGATGCAAATG GAATATGCCAAGAAGAAGCATGGTTTGACTCGGTTAGTATTCTAGAATCTGATTCAGATGATGACTTTAGCAGTGTACATGGAG ATTTTTTTCCTTCAGTAGGTAATGCAACACAATTGCTCCAGTACGAAAGTGCATCCTGCTTTGTAGATAGTGGGTGTAAGTACGAGGGATTTTATGGAAGTTACCTGAAAATAGATGGAGGTGCACATAACTCAGGAgagaaaacacaagaaaacaatGTGAAGTCTTGCTTACCTGGTTTGCTTCCTTCAGTCAGTTTCAATGACAAGAGTCAGCCTTTGTCAAGTCCCCCTTCACAAAGAAAGCAATCCGCAGTTATCATGTATTCTTATAAGAGGAAATCTGTTGATGGAAATGAAAAGACTGAATACT GTGCATCTGAGAAACTTCTGTATCGTCCCAGAGGTGGACTGCAGATTCCATGTTCACCAGGAGAGAAGCCGACTCCAGGATGCTGGTTTGCTGTTTCACCTTCAGTTTTTAAGCTCCGTGGGGAGAATTATTTCAG AGATAAACAGAAGCTCCCTGCCTCAGACTGCAGTGCATACGTACCAATTGGAGTTGACTTATTTGTCTGCCCACGAAAGATAAATCACATTTCTCAACACCTTGAACTTCCTTCTGTGAAGGCACATGAGAAAGTACCTACGTTCTTGATTGTCAATAtacag CTGCCTACTTATCCTGCTACCATGTTCCTTGGTGAATACGATGGGGAAGGCATGAGCCTTGTGTTATACTTCAAACTTTCTGATCATTTTGACAAAGAGATCTCTCCTAGTTTTCAGGACAGTATAAAG AGATTTGTTGATGATGAGATGGAAAAGGTTAAAGGGTTTGCGAAGGAGTCCATGGTTCCTTATAGGGAAAGGCTAAAACTTTTGGCTGGGGTGGTTAATCCAGAGGACCTCCAATTGAGTTCCACTGAAAGGAAGCTTATACATGCTTATAATGATAAGCCAGTACTGTCACGCCCTCAACACAATTTCTTTAAG GGACCCAATTACTTTGAAATTGACCTGGATATACATCGCTTTAGCTACATATCCAGGAAAGGACTTGAATCATTCCGAGACCGTTTGAAGTATGGCATACTTGATTTTGGTCTAACTATCCAG GCACAAAAACCAGAGGAACTGCCAGAGCAAGTCCTGTGCTGTGTGCGCTTGAACAAGATTGATTTGGTTAATCATGGCCAAATACCCACAATTGTAACTCTGAAAGATGATCCATTTGGACAGACACCTGTGGATTAG
- the LOC133869079 gene encoding probable WRKY transcription factor 4, with translation MAEKEEPPPPSTSSLASSQASKSTANNLPSRPTITLPPRSSMETLFSGGGGGGGGPGLGGLGFSPGPMTLLSSFFSDTDDCRSFSQLLAGAMASPASIPSQQRQGFPPPDDRSSDAGDDDFRFRPNRPPIFTVPPGLSPAGLLDSPGLFSPGQGPFGITHQQALAQVTAQAAQAYSHMHVEPDYSSSLSAAPATSLTQLPAFISNATAHQQVPPSVPESSVAMNESSDVSHSGQRSQPSTFTVDNPAADGYNWRKYGQKQVKGSEFPRSYYKCTHPNCPVKKKVERSLEGQVTEIIYKGQHNHQPPQTNKRAKDTGNPNGNSNSQGNQDLASQVQSGNSNKLKGGIAPYSMSKKGQESSQATPEHLSGTSDSEEVGDAETGVDERDEDEDEPNPKRRSAEVKVSEPSASHRTVTEPRIIVQTTSEVDLLDDGYRWRKYGQKVVKGNPYPRSYYKCTSPGCNVRKHVERAAADPKAVITTYEGKHNHDVPAAKSSSHNTATSTASQPKPDNVVAEKHALMNQMDLRNNDQQPIARSRLKEEQIT, from the exons ATGGCTGAGAAAGAAGAGCCGCCACCACCGTCAACGTCATCGTTAGCATCATCGCAGGCGTCGAAATCGACGGCTAATAATCTTCCTTCACGTCCTACGATCACTCTGCCACCGCGTTCCTCCATGGAGACGCTATTCagcggtggtggtggtggtggtggggggcCGGGCTTGGGTGGGCTGGGCTTCAGCCCGGGGCCCATGACGCTGCTCTCCAGCTTCTTCTCCGATACCGACGATTGCAGGTCCTTCTCTCAGCTCCTCGCCGGAGCCATGGCTTCGCCGGCGTCTATTCCTTCCCAGCAGCGCCAGGGCTTCCCGCCTCCGGACGACAGAAGTTCCGACGCCGGAGATGACGACTTTCGGTTCAGGCCGAATCGACCGCCGATTTTCACGGTTCCGCCGGGGTTGAGCCCCGCCGGCTTGCTCGACTCGCCGGGGTTGTTCTCGCCGGGCCAG GGACCCTTTGGAATTACACACCAGCAAGCTCTGGCACAGGTCACAGCTCAGGCTGCACAAGCCTATTCCCATATGCACGTCGAACCTGATTACTCATCTTCGTTATCAGCGGCACCTGCTACGTCATTAACACAGCTTCCAGCCTTTATATCCAACGCAACTGCACATCAGCAGGTGCCACCCTCAGTACCAGAGTCCAGTGTTGCAATGAATGAATCATCGGATGTCTCCCATTCTGGTCAGAGATCCCAACCTTCTACGTTCACTGTTGATAACCCTGCTGCTGATGGCTACAACTGGCGGAAATACGGGCAGAAGCAGGTGAAAGGTAGTGAATTCCCTCGAAGCTATTACAAATGCACACATCCAAATTGTCCTGTCAAGAAAAAGGTTGAGCGCTCTCTTGAAGGCCAAGTAACCGAAATAATTTACAAGGGCCAGCACAACCATCAACCACCTCAAACCAATAAGCGTGCAAAGGATACTGGAAATCCAAATGGAAATTCCAATAGTCAGGGAAATCAGGACTTGGCTTCCCAAGTTCAAAGTGGGAATTCAAACAAATTGAAAGGAGGGATAGCTCCTTATTCAATGTCTAAGAAGGGTCAGGAATCTAGCCAAGCTACACCTGAACACTTATCTGGGACAAGTGATAGTGAGGAAGTGGGTGATGCTGAAACTGGAGTAGACGAaagagatgaagatgaagatgaacccAACCCAAAGAGacg AAGTGCAGAGGTCAAGGTTTCAGAGCCATCTGCTTCACATAGGACTGTCACAGAGCCTAGAATCATTGTGCAGACGACTAGTGAAGTGGATCTTTTAGATGACGGGTATAGGTGGCGCAAGTATGGACAGAAAGTGGTCAAAGGCAATCCTTACCCAAG GAGCTATTATAAATGCACAAGCCCAGGATGTAACGTCCGTAAGCACGTTGAGAGGGCTGCAGCAGATCCTAAAGCTGTCATTACAACATACGAGGGAAAACATAATCATGACGTACCAGCCGCTAAAAGTAGCAGCCACAACACAGCCACAAGCACTGCATCGCAACCTAAACCAGACAATGTGGTAGCCGAGAAGCATGCCTTAATGAACCAGATGGATCTTAGGAACAATGATCAACAGCCAATAGCGCGCTCGCGATTGAAAGAAGAACAGATAACATAG